A portion of the Cryptomeria japonica chromosome 5, Sugi_1.0, whole genome shotgun sequence genome contains these proteins:
- the LOC131035581 gene encoding DNA-directed RNA polymerases II and IV subunit 5A — protein sequence MECAVGLTGEGRKLYRIRRTIMEMLKDRAYDVHDTEIHMSERDFINKFGENPTRRDFTILKSRRAVKDEIIVLFPEDEKLGMSTIKDYYSNLEKAKINRAVVVVKQSTSPMARKFVLNHTKHNIEIFNETELLINISRHTLVPTHQILTSEEKRTLLDRYTLKETQLPRIQKSDAMARYLGLVRGQIVKIIRPSETAGRYVTYRYVI from the exons ATGGAATGTGCAGTTGGGTTAACAGGGGAGGGAAGAAAGCTTTACAGAATCCGCCGCACGATAATGGAAATGCTCAAAGACCGGGCTTATGATGTTCATGACACTGAAATTCATATGAGCGAAAGAGATTTCATTAATAAGTTTGGAGAAAATCCAACAAGGAGAGACTTCACTATTCTCAAATCCAGGAGGGCTGTCAAAGATGAG ATAATTGTACTGTTCCCTGAGGACGAAAAGCTTGGAATGTCGACCATAAAAGATTACTACTCAAATCTGGAAAAGGCCAAAATAAATCGGGCAGTTGTTGTAGTTAAGCAGAGCACTTCTCCCATGGCCAGAAAATTCGTTCTGAATCATACTAAACATAATATAGAAATCTTCAAC GAAACAGAATTGCTCATTAACATTAGCCGGCATACATTGGTTCCCACACATCAAATTCTAACCAGTGAAGAAAAGAGGACATTGTTGGATCGATACACACTAAAAGAAACACAG CTTCCACGAATACAGAAAAGTGATGCAATGGCTAGATATTTAGGGTTAGTACGTGGTCAAATTGTAAAGATCATTCGACCCAGTGAAACAGCAGGAAGATACGTGACTTATCGTTATGTTATTTGA